A single Phycisphaerae bacterium DNA region contains:
- a CDS encoding HlyC/CorC family transporter — MLIALLAILLTALSIFFGTAVASVRGASRTKLSDVMDCAESDKIIDRFFRLRRQYTRSVLILQQAVHVAFAILLVNSTSDINPPAARWVMVAVSGAAWILCFGVGVPVGWAHYTGDRFLCAVIRPLDFLRRFMRPILSMVNVVDEIIRRLSGAPKDAVDRNQQIELEIMDAVTQGEVSGMMNPAEKEIIKSALSLDEKSVGEVMTPRTDIVGVDVSAGFAEVREKLLSEGHSRIPVYEESLDHVIGMLYAKDMLQITDSLAFEIRRTMRTVMFVPETKDLSSLLREFQINRVHIAIVLDEYGGTAGLVTLEDIMEELIGDIADEHEEPPSPPISRIDERTVDVEARVRVEDLNESLEIELPVDDSYDTIAGYIFSKLGRIPAIGDVADEGDVRIEVLAACDRSIEKVRVHLPEPSAVGE, encoded by the coding sequence TTGTTAATTGCCTTGCTGGCCATTTTGTTGACGGCGTTATCGATATTCTTCGGGACGGCGGTCGCGTCGGTTCGCGGTGCGTCGCGCACGAAGCTCTCGGATGTGATGGACTGCGCCGAAAGCGATAAGATCATTGATCGGTTCTTTCGGCTGCGCCGTCAATACACGCGATCAGTGCTGATTCTGCAGCAGGCCGTGCACGTGGCTTTCGCGATTTTGCTGGTGAATTCCACTTCGGACATCAACCCGCCGGCGGCGCGCTGGGTCATGGTGGCGGTGTCGGGCGCAGCCTGGATCCTCTGTTTCGGCGTCGGCGTGCCGGTCGGATGGGCGCACTACACCGGCGACAGATTCCTATGTGCGGTGATTCGGCCGCTCGACTTTCTACGGCGATTCATGCGGCCGATTCTATCCATGGTGAATGTTGTCGACGAGATCATTCGCCGGCTGTCTGGGGCGCCGAAGGATGCCGTGGATCGCAATCAGCAGATTGAACTGGAGATCATGGATGCCGTGACCCAGGGCGAAGTGAGCGGCATGATGAATCCGGCGGAGAAGGAGATCATCAAATCGGCGCTGTCGCTCGATGAGAAGTCAGTGGGCGAGGTCATGACGCCTCGGACGGACATCGTCGGGGTCGATGTCTCGGCCGGATTCGCGGAGGTTCGCGAGAAACTGCTGAGCGAGGGGCATTCCCGCATACCGGTCTACGAAGAGTCACTCGATCATGTAATCGGCATGCTCTATGCGAAGGATATGCTGCAGATTACGGACTCCCTTGCTTTTGAAATTCGCCGGACAATGCGAACGGTCATGTTCGTTCCGGAAACGAAGGACCTGTCCTCACTTCTCCGGGAGTTTCAGATCAATCGGGTGCATATTGCGATCGTGCTGGACGAATATGGCGGGACCGCCGGACTTGTGACGCTCGAGGACATCATGGAGGAATTGATCGGCGACATCGCCGACGAACACGAGGAACCGCCCTCGCCGCCGATTTCCCGAATCGACGAACGCACCGTCGATGTCGAAGCGCGGGTTCGCGTCGAGGACCTTAACGAATCGCTCGAAATCGAACTGCCCGTTGATGATTCGTATGACACGATTGCTGGTTATATTTTCAGTAAGCTGGGCCGGATTCCGGCCATCGGCGATGTGGCCGACGAGGGCGACGTGCGAATAGAAGTGCTTGCAGCGTGCGATCGAAGCATCGAAAAAGTCCGTGTCCACCTGCCCGAACCGTCGGCTGTCGGCGAATGA
- a CDS encoding response regulator, which yields MHSHIDTSIASILSHALSVDASPVALVVDDDESIRAVCRQLLEAQGWLVHEVSDGHAAVDCFEDFKPDVVLVDLNMPGLDGLQTTSRLRSTPASEDVPIIMLTGDADAPIVLEGLEAGADGYIEKPIREREFNLRLRSLTRLRRAWRAMQEGRALLGEQTRSLSLLLDFSMALSHKEDLHSILQKTIEVSAEMTTCQRVSIMLPDQNEEHLIIAAAMGIPDQVVKNVRMEIGRSIAGRVFASGQPVLINSQQDAAATLDPGDVRIFEGLPMLSTPMRASEKIVGVLNLTARIGTRPFDVSEQGFINLLTNYAATAIQSNRSRKARDEARDSIVVALAKLAEHRDDDTGTHLDRVTRYCMRIAKELKNSPVHASMIDAEFMHNLERAAPLHDIGKVAIPDAILLKPGKLNMEEIAVMRTHTRVGAETLRSLRERSPDSSFLKMAEEIAENHHEWFNGSGYPSGKRGNEIPLAARIVSIADVYDALTTKRVYKDAMSHRKALEIIVSESGSHFDPDLIKAFLKVEVEFELLAKELADATDSDPLPIEQQRLRQYRERAGISSMHGGATVALTSPA from the coding sequence GTGCATTCGCACATCGATACATCCATCGCGTCGATTCTTTCTCATGCACTGTCAGTCGATGCGTCGCCGGTGGCGCTCGTCGTCGACGATGACGAGTCGATACGCGCGGTCTGCCGTCAGTTGCTCGAAGCGCAAGGATGGCTGGTTCATGAAGTATCTGACGGGCACGCCGCCGTCGATTGTTTTGAGGACTTCAAGCCTGACGTAGTGCTTGTTGACTTGAACATGCCGGGGCTCGACGGGCTTCAGACCACGAGCCGATTGCGTTCGACGCCCGCCAGCGAGGATGTTCCGATCATCATGCTGACGGGCGATGCCGACGCGCCGATCGTTCTGGAAGGGCTCGAAGCCGGCGCCGACGGGTATATCGAGAAGCCGATTCGCGAGAGAGAGTTTAATCTTCGGCTCCGATCACTGACACGGCTTCGTCGAGCGTGGAGGGCCATGCAGGAAGGCCGGGCTTTGTTGGGAGAACAAACCCGCTCGTTGAGCCTGCTGCTCGACTTCAGCATGGCGCTCTCACACAAGGAGGATCTGCACTCGATTCTCCAGAAGACAATCGAAGTCAGCGCGGAGATGACGACGTGTCAGCGGGTTTCGATCATGCTGCCGGATCAGAACGAGGAGCATCTTATCATCGCCGCTGCGATGGGAATCCCGGACCAGGTTGTTAAGAACGTACGGATGGAGATCGGTCGATCAATCGCCGGTCGAGTCTTTGCGTCGGGTCAGCCGGTGCTGATCAACAGTCAGCAGGACGCGGCGGCGACACTTGATCCGGGGGATGTACGGATCTTCGAAGGGCTGCCGATGTTGTCGACGCCGATGCGGGCATCTGAGAAGATCGTCGGAGTCTTGAATCTCACGGCCCGTATCGGTACTCGTCCGTTCGATGTCTCCGAACAGGGCTTCATTAATCTATTGACCAACTATGCGGCGACCGCGATACAGAGTAACCGCTCCCGCAAGGCGCGCGATGAGGCAAGAGATTCAATCGTCGTGGCGCTTGCGAAACTGGCGGAACATCGGGATGACGACACCGGGACGCATCTCGATCGCGTGACGCGCTATTGCATGCGCATCGCGAAGGAACTGAAGAACAGCCCGGTTCATGCCTCAATGATCGACGCCGAGTTCATGCACAATCTGGAGCGGGCGGCGCCGTTGCATGACATCGGCAAGGTCGCGATTCCCGACGCAATCCTGCTCAAACCCGGCAAACTCAACATGGAGGAAATCGCCGTCATGCGCACGCATACGCGCGTTGGCGCCGAGACGCTGCGATCTCTGCGGGAGCGGTCACCCGATTCCAGCTTTCTCAAGATGGCCGAGGAAATCGCGGAGAATCACCACGAATGGTTTAATGGCAGCGGCTATCCGAGCGGCAAGCGGGGTAATGAGATTCCGCTTGCGGCGCGCATCGTTTCGATTGCGGATGTGTATGACGCCCTCACAACCAAGCGCGTCTACAAGGACGCGATGTCTCACAGAAAAGCGCTGGAGATCATCGTCAGTGAGTCCGGCAGCCATTTCGACCCGGACCTCATCAAGGCTTTCCTGAAGGTAGAGGTTGAGTTCGAACTTCTCGCGAAAGAACTTGCCGACGCAACCGATTCCGACCCATTGCCGATCGAGCAGCAGCGGCTTCGGCAGTATCGTGAACGCGCGGGAATCTCCTCGATGCACGGTGGGGCCACGGTCGCACTCACTTCACCAGCTTGA
- the recO gene encoding DNA repair protein RecO, producing MSLQKDMAIVLRRLDYSETSQVIAVFTREHGQERLIAKGIKRGTRSRVAVGVDLLELGQLVYSSNPNKAEVLGVLTEWRQIDSFPHLRGDLARLYAAQYAAEVTSQLTEVHDAHSVLFDGLVELMRRFAGHDPLASLIEFLLVLLREVGLRPQWLRCTNCGREVLGDSMIYFSSRQGGVICRDCEPAMVEKRRIDALSLRQLLVIEASDETGGGRSQPVARADLMQAFDLLDYHLREIMSRPAKLSGPFRAAIGMKPQ from the coding sequence TTGAGCCTTCAGAAAGACATGGCGATTGTGTTGAGGCGGCTGGATTACAGCGAGACCTCGCAGGTCATCGCCGTCTTCACCCGTGAACACGGACAAGAGCGGCTCATCGCCAAGGGCATCAAGCGCGGCACCAGATCGCGCGTGGCCGTGGGTGTCGATCTGCTTGAGCTGGGCCAACTCGTTTACTCGTCCAATCCGAACAAGGCCGAGGTTCTCGGGGTTCTGACGGAATGGCGGCAGATTGATTCGTTTCCGCATCTTCGCGGCGATCTGGCACGGCTTTATGCAGCGCAGTATGCGGCTGAGGTGACTTCCCAACTAACGGAAGTCCACGACGCGCATTCGGTGCTTTTTGATGGGTTGGTCGAATTGATGAGGCGCTTCGCGGGCCATGATCCGCTTGCGTCACTCATCGAGTTCCTGCTCGTACTGCTTCGTGAGGTCGGACTTCGTCCACAATGGCTCCGTTGCACCAACTGCGGGCGAGAGGTCTTGGGCGATTCGATGATCTACTTCAGTTCGCGACAGGGCGGTGTCATCTGCCGCGATTGCGAACCGGCGATGGTCGAGAAGCGACGAATCGACGCCTTGTCGCTTCGACAACTTCTCGTGATTGAGGCGTCCGATGAGACCGGCGGCGGGCGTTCGCAACCGGTCGCTCGTGCTGATCTGATGCAGGCGTTTGATCTGCTGGATTATCACCTGCGTGAGATTATGTCCCGGCCGGCGAAATTGTCCGGTCCATTCCGCGCCGCTATCGGTATGAAGCCCCAGTGA
- a CDS encoding isochorismatase family protein has product MFQSDARSIEASSSVLVVIDVQKKMTAAINSDPPEEIIARIEKLVRAAAILEIPILCTEQYPAGLGETDDGLRSTLATAGARRDPIIKNTCSCWRDETFRLALQQSGREHVILAGMETHVCIQQTALDLLRVDYATFIAADACGSRRLRDATIALNRMASAGAAVTSTESIIFEWIERCDHPRFKDIIKLVK; this is encoded by the coding sequence ATGTTCCAGTCCGACGCACGGTCCATCGAAGCGTCATCCTCCGTCCTCGTTGTGATCGACGTGCAGAAGAAGATGACCGCCGCCATCAACAGCGATCCGCCCGAGGAGATCATCGCTCGAATCGAAAAGTTGGTTCGGGCCGCCGCCATTCTGGAGATACCGATCCTATGCACCGAGCAGTATCCAGCCGGCCTCGGCGAAACGGATGACGGGCTGCGGTCCACCCTTGCAACGGCGGGCGCCCGCCGGGATCCGATCATCAAGAACACATGCAGTTGCTGGCGGGACGAGACGTTTCGCCTGGCACTTCAACAGTCTGGTCGCGAACATGTGATTCTGGCGGGCATGGAGACTCACGTCTGCATTCAGCAAACCGCCCTGGACCTGCTCCGCGTGGACTATGCAACCTTTATCGCAGCCGACGCGTGCGGATCACGACGGCTGCGTGATGCCACGATCGCGCTCAATCGAATGGCATCAGCCGGTGCGGCCGTGACAAGCACCGAGTCGATCATTTTCGAGTGGATTGAGCGATGCGATCACCCGCGATTCAAGGACATCATCAAGCTGGTGAAGTGA